The proteins below come from a single Parageobacillus toebii NBRC 107807 genomic window:
- a CDS encoding YerC/YecD family TrpR-related protein, translating into MQIDKLRGREVDQLFKAILSLRDLEECYRFFDDLCTVNEIQSLAQRLEVARMLREGYTYHKIETETGASTATISRVKRCLNYGNDAYAMALDRIKEEEKQHSEEANNAQQK; encoded by the coding sequence ATGCAAATCGATAAATTACGCGGCAGGGAAGTGGACCAGCTGTTTAAAGCGATTCTTTCCCTGCGTGACTTAGAGGAGTGCTACCGCTTTTTTGACGATTTATGCACGGTCAATGAAATTCAATCGCTAGCACAGCGCCTAGAAGTAGCGCGTATGCTTCGCGAAGGATATACGTATCATAAAATCGAAACGGAAACAGGAGCGAGCACCGCGACGATTTCACGTGTGAAACGTTGTTTAAACTATGGAAACGACGCTTATGCAATGGCGTTAGACCGCATTAAAGAAGAAGAGAAACAACATTCCGAAGAAGCAAATAACGCACAGCAGAAGTAA
- the ligA gene encoding NAD-dependent DNA ligase LigA: protein MDRQAAMKRIEELRELLNKYNYEYYVLDRPSVPDAEYDRLMQELIALEEQYPDLKTKDSPSQRVGGQALDAFQKVEHRTPMLSLANAFNEGDLRDFDRRVRQEVGDDVAYVCELKIDGLAVSVRYEDGYFVQGATRGDGVTGEDITENLKTIRSLPLRLNEPVTLEARGEAYMPKASFERLNEQRRNRGEELFANPRNAAAGSLRQLDPKIAASRHLDLFVYSLANAEELGIDSHSAALDYLQQLGFKTNPERRRCANIDEVIQFVNEWHGKRSHLPYEIDGIVVKVDSFEQQKQLGATAKSPRWAVAYKFPAEEVVTKLIGIELSVGRTGVVTPTAILEPVRVAGTTVQRATLHNEDFIRQKDIRIGDSVIIKKAGDIIPEVVNVVPDRRTGEEVPFVMPTHCPECASELVRLDGEVALRCINPKCPAQIREGLIHFVSRQAMNIEGLGEKVISQLFREGLIHDVADIYRLTKEQLIPLERMGEKSAANLLHAIEASKQNSLERLLFGLGIRHVGAKAAKVLAEHFETMDRLQTATKEELMAIHEIGEKMADSIVTYFAKPEVKELLNELRAYGVNMEYKGPKTPKPGDVHSYFAGKTVVLTGKLESLSRNEAKEKIEQLGGKVTGSVSKNTDLVIAGADAGSKLAKAQQLNIEIWDEARFLQEIEQNK from the coding sequence ATGGACCGACAAGCTGCGATGAAACGAATCGAAGAGCTTCGAGAGCTTTTAAATAAATACAATTATGAATACTATGTTCTGGACCGTCCGTCTGTACCGGATGCGGAATATGATCGGCTGATGCAAGAGCTCATCGCATTAGAAGAACAATATCCGGATTTAAAAACGAAAGACTCTCCGTCGCAGCGCGTGGGCGGGCAGGCGTTAGATGCGTTTCAAAAAGTGGAACATCGCACGCCGATGCTAAGCCTTGCGAACGCGTTTAACGAAGGTGATTTGCGCGATTTTGACCGCCGTGTGCGTCAAGAAGTCGGCGATGATGTCGCCTATGTGTGCGAGCTGAAAATCGATGGGCTGGCTGTTTCCGTCCGCTACGAAGACGGCTATTTTGTCCAAGGAGCGACGCGCGGCGACGGGGTGACCGGCGAAGATATTACGGAGAACTTAAAAACGATTCGTTCCTTGCCGCTTCGTCTGAACGAACCCGTGACGTTGGAAGCGCGCGGCGAAGCCTACATGCCGAAAGCGTCGTTTGAGCGATTGAACGAACAGCGACGCAATCGCGGGGAAGAGCTGTTTGCCAATCCGCGCAACGCCGCCGCAGGTTCTTTGCGTCAGTTGGATCCGAAAATCGCCGCATCGCGTCACCTGGATTTATTTGTATACAGTCTCGCCAACGCGGAAGAATTAGGAATTGATTCTCATAGCGCGGCGCTCGATTATTTGCAGCAGCTTGGGTTTAAAACAAACCCGGAACGCCGCCGCTGTGCTAATATCGATGAAGTCATTCAATTTGTGAATGAATGGCATGGAAAACGCTCGCATCTACCTTATGAAATCGATGGGATTGTAGTGAAGGTGGATTCATTTGAGCAGCAAAAACAACTAGGTGCGACCGCGAAAAGTCCACGTTGGGCCGTTGCTTATAAATTCCCGGCTGAGGAAGTGGTAACGAAACTGATTGGCATCGAATTAAGCGTCGGACGCACAGGAGTCGTTACTCCGACAGCGATTTTAGAGCCGGTACGTGTAGCAGGTACAACGGTACAACGCGCCACCCTTCATAATGAGGATTTTATTCGCCAGAAAGATATCCGCATTGGTGATTCGGTCATCATCAAAAAAGCGGGGGATATTATTCCAGAAGTAGTGAATGTCGTGCCAGACCGGCGGACGGGAGAAGAAGTGCCGTTTGTCATGCCGACCCATTGCCCGGAATGTGCAAGTGAACTAGTTCGTTTAGATGGTGAAGTGGCGCTCCGGTGTATTAACCCGAAATGTCCAGCGCAAATTCGCGAAGGATTAATTCACTTCGTATCACGTCAAGCGATGAACATCGAGGGACTTGGCGAAAAGGTCATTTCCCAGCTATTCCGTGAAGGACTCATTCATGATGTTGCGGATATTTATCGATTGACGAAGGAGCAGCTCATCCCTTTAGAACGTATGGGGGAAAAATCGGCAGCCAATTTACTCCATGCCATTGAAGCGTCCAAACAAAATTCGCTAGAACGTCTTCTCTTCGGTCTCGGCATTCGCCATGTCGGCGCAAAAGCCGCCAAAGTGTTAGCGGAACATTTTGAAACAATGGATCGTCTGCAAACAGCGACAAAAGAAGAATTAATGGCAATTCACGAGATTGGTGAAAAAATGGCTGATTCGATTGTCACGTATTTTGCGAAACCGGAAGTAAAAGAACTTCTAAACGAACTGCGCGCTTACGGTGTCAACATGGAATACAAGGGCCCGAAAACGCCAAAACCTGGCGATGTTCATTCATATTTTGCAGGAAAAACAGTTGTATTAACAGGAAAACTCGAATCATTGTCGCGCAATGAGGCAAAAGAAAAAATTGAACAGCTTGGCGGCAAAGTCACTGGCAGTGTGAGCAAAAATACAGATTTAGTCATTGCCGGAGCAGATGCAGGCTCGAAGCTTGCGAAAGCACAGCAGCTTAACATCGAGATTTGGGATGAAGCGAGATTTCTTCAAGAAATTGAACAAAATAAGTAG
- a CDS encoding adenine deaminase C-terminal domain-containing protein, translating into MSEQRYRWKSYELREHVAIIDGKKSPTKVLTNATYLHSYFREWLKGNIWIYNDRIVYVGERFPDRVDDQCEIIDCGGYILVPGYIEPHAHPFQLYNPHSFAHYASKYGTTTLINDNLFFLLHLSDDQAFSFLKKMNALPSSMYWWCRLDGQTELEKEEEQLSNARVKRWLEQETVLQGGELTGWPKLLAGDDLILHWIQEAKRLRRKIEGHFPGASEKTLTKMMLLGADSDHEAMTGKEVYMRLLHGYTVSLRHSSIRPDLPTLLQEIKELGIHQYDKFILTTDGSPPSFYEEGVMDRLIRIALEHDVPVIDAYNMATVNVARHYGIEHLHGSIATGRIANINFLRAKEDPTPVQVIAKGQWVKREGEDSITWPSISWSDYGMEPLRLSWHLTMDDLQFSMPIGMYMENTVIMKPYSISIDTSRDELSTDHDESFLALMDRHGKWRVNTILKGFATNVRGLVSSYSTTGDIILIGKSKQDMFLAFQRMCEIGGGIVLVENGEIIHEIPLSLHGMMSKQSVEELIDEEKKFVELLKQRGYRFVDPIYSLFFLQSTHLPYVRITQRGIYDVMNKTVLFPPIMR; encoded by the coding sequence ATGAGCGAACAACGTTATCGTTGGAAAAGTTACGAATTGCGTGAACATGTTGCGATTATTGATGGAAAAAAGTCACCGACAAAAGTGTTAACGAACGCGACTTATTTACATTCGTATTTTCGTGAATGGTTGAAAGGAAATATTTGGATATACAATGATCGAATTGTGTATGTCGGGGAACGGTTTCCCGATCGGGTCGATGATCAATGTGAAATCATCGATTGCGGCGGTTATATATTAGTTCCTGGTTATATTGAACCACATGCACATCCATTTCAATTATATAATCCCCATTCGTTTGCGCACTATGCATCGAAATATGGAACGACAACATTGATTAACGATAATTTATTCTTTTTGTTGCACTTATCAGATGATCAAGCCTTTTCTTTTTTAAAGAAAATGAATGCGCTTCCGTCGTCGATGTACTGGTGGTGTCGATTGGATGGACAGACGGAGCTGGAGAAAGAAGAAGAACAGTTATCCAACGCCAGAGTAAAGCGGTGGCTGGAACAGGAAACGGTATTGCAAGGTGGCGAGCTAACAGGCTGGCCGAAGCTTCTTGCTGGGGATGATCTGATACTTCATTGGATTCAAGAAGCAAAGCGGCTAAGACGAAAAATTGAAGGGCATTTTCCTGGCGCTTCTGAGAAAACGCTTACAAAAATGATGCTTCTTGGTGCTGATAGCGATCATGAAGCGATGACAGGCAAAGAAGTATATATGCGGCTTTTGCACGGATATACCGTGTCATTACGCCATTCGTCCATTCGTCCGGATTTACCGACGCTTTTACAAGAAATAAAGGAACTTGGCATTCATCAGTATGATAAGTTCATTCTCACGACAGACGGATCGCCTCCATCGTTTTACGAAGAAGGGGTCATGGACCGCTTGATTCGCATTGCGTTGGAGCATGATGTTCCTGTTATTGACGCATACAATATGGCTACGGTGAACGTCGCTCGCCATTACGGAATAGAGCACCTTCACGGCAGCATTGCGACAGGAAGAATAGCAAACATTAACTTTTTGCGTGCGAAAGAAGACCCAACCCCTGTGCAAGTGATTGCAAAAGGACAATGGGTAAAGCGAGAAGGAGAAGACTCGATTACATGGCCATCGATCTCGTGGAGCGACTATGGAATGGAGCCGCTTCGCTTATCCTGGCATTTAACAATGGATGATTTACAATTTTCGATGCCAATAGGAATGTATATGGAAAACACGGTGATTATGAAGCCATATTCTATTTCGATCGATACTTCTCGTGACGAACTGTCCACCGATCATGATGAAAGCTTTTTAGCACTGATGGATCGCCATGGGAAATGGCGTGTCAATACAATATTGAAAGGGTTTGCTACGAATGTCCGCGGGCTTGTTAGCTCTTATTCGACTACAGGGGATATTATTTTAATCGGAAAAAGCAAGCAGGATATGTTTCTTGCTTTCCAACGAATGTGTGAAATCGGCGGCGGAATTGTGTTGGTGGAAAATGGTGAAATCATTCATGAAATTCCGCTATCTCTCCATGGCATGATGTCGAAACAAAGCGTAGAAGAGTTGATCGATGAGGAGAAAAAGTTCGTTGAATTATTAAAACAGCGTGGATATCGTTTTGTGGATCCAATTTATTCGCTATTCTTTTTACAATCGACACATTTGCCGTATGTGCGTATTACACAACGGGGAATTTATGATGTAATGAACAAAACAGTACTCTTTCCGCCGATAATGCGTTAA
- a CDS encoding EYxxD motif small membrane protein — MLLEYITDMSFVLASLIGGIIALTFVYVRKKRVR, encoded by the coding sequence ATGTTACTCGAATATATAACAGATATGTCATTTGTACTTGCATCCCTCATCGGCGGTATTATTGCTCTTACATTTGTGTACGTGCGGAAAAAGCGCGTTCGATAG
- a CDS encoding YgaP family membrane protein has product MANIGIVNALIRITFGLTMLAWATAKMTRRPWCASYLIVALLAAMKVGEGITRFCPMTALFENNRREQSIRIKDETMFNPT; this is encoded by the coding sequence ATGGCTAATATCGGTATCGTCAATGCGCTCATTCGTATTACTTTTGGTTTGACCATGCTTGCATGGGCAACGGCAAAAATGACAAGACGGCCTTGGTGCGCTTCTTATCTCATTGTTGCGCTGCTTGCCGCAATGAAAGTAGGAGAAGGGATTACACGTTTTTGTCCAATGACCGCTTTATTTGAAAATAATCGCCGTGAGCAATCGATACGTATAAAAGATGAAACGATGTTCAATCCTACTTAA
- the purH gene encoding bifunctional phosphoribosylaminoimidazolecarboxamide formyltransferase/IMP cyclohydrolase, with translation MAVKRALLSVSNKEGIVSLAKQLVELGVEIISTGGTKKTLEEAGVPVIGISDVTGFPEILDGRVKTLHPMIHGGLLAIRDNERHQSELREHHITPIDLVVVNLYPFQQTIAKSDVTFAEAIENIDIGGPTMLRAAAKNHQYVTVVVDPADYDTVVQELKEHGDVSAETKLKLAAKVFRHTAAYDAMIAEYLTNKTGEEYPESLTITFEKKQALRYGENPHQTAAFYKKPLGASFSIAQAMQLHGKELSYNNINDANAALQIVKEFTEPAAVAVKHMNPCGVGVGATIYEAFTKAYEADPTSIFGGIIALNREVDKETAEKMHEIFLEIVIAPSFSKEALDILTQKKNIRLLTVDFTAPNTKEKLLVSVQGGLLVQETDTHTLDDAEIKVVTKREPTEQEWEALRFAWKVVKHVKSNAIVLAKDGMTIGVGAGQMNRVGAAKIAIEQAGEKAKGAVLASDAFFPMDDTVEAAAKAGITAIIQPGGSIRDADSIKKADEYGIAMVFTGIRHFKH, from the coding sequence ATGGCAGTAAAACGGGCATTATTAAGTGTATCGAACAAAGAAGGAATCGTATCATTGGCGAAACAGTTAGTGGAACTCGGTGTGGAAATTATTTCAACAGGCGGAACGAAAAAAACGTTAGAAGAAGCGGGAGTTCCTGTCATAGGCATTTCTGATGTTACCGGATTTCCGGAAATTTTAGATGGGCGCGTCAAAACATTGCATCCGATGATCCATGGGGGACTTCTTGCGATTCGCGACAATGAGCGCCATCAAAGCGAGCTTCGCGAGCATCACATTACCCCAATTGACCTTGTTGTCGTCAATTTGTACCCGTTTCAACAAACGATCGCCAAAAGCGACGTGACGTTTGCCGAAGCGATCGAAAACATTGATATTGGCGGCCCGACGATGCTGCGGGCGGCGGCGAAAAACCATCAATATGTGACGGTTGTCGTTGACCCGGCCGACTATGATACGGTAGTGCAAGAACTAAAAGAACACGGAGATGTCTCGGCAGAAACGAAATTAAAGCTTGCGGCAAAAGTATTTCGCCATACAGCTGCGTACGATGCGATGATTGCGGAGTACTTAACGAATAAAACTGGAGAAGAGTATCCGGAATCATTGACGATCACTTTCGAGAAAAAACAAGCGTTGCGTTATGGGGAAAACCCTCACCAAACTGCGGCGTTTTACAAAAAACCGTTAGGCGCATCTTTCTCGATTGCCCAAGCAATGCAGCTGCATGGAAAAGAATTGTCATATAACAACATTAACGATGCGAATGCGGCATTGCAAATCGTCAAAGAATTTACCGAACCAGCCGCGGTGGCGGTGAAGCATATGAATCCGTGCGGTGTCGGTGTTGGCGCAACGATTTATGAAGCGTTCACCAAAGCGTACGAAGCGGATCCAACCTCGATTTTTGGCGGCATTATCGCCCTAAACCGCGAGGTCGATAAAGAAACTGCCGAAAAAATGCATGAAATCTTTTTAGAAATCGTGATTGCCCCATCGTTTAGCAAAGAAGCGCTCGATATTTTAACACAAAAGAAAAACATTCGCCTTCTTACCGTTGATTTCACGGCGCCAAACACGAAAGAGAAGCTGCTTGTTTCCGTACAAGGCGGATTGCTTGTTCAAGAAACGGATACGCATACGCTCGATGATGCGGAGATTAAAGTTGTAACGAAACGCGAGCCGACGGAACAAGAATGGGAAGCGTTGCGGTTTGCATGGAAAGTGGTGAAACATGTGAAATCGAACGCGATCGTGCTTGCAAAAGACGGAATGACCATCGGCGTTGGTGCCGGTCAAATGAATCGCGTCGGCGCGGCGAAAATTGCGATTGAACAAGCAGGGGAAAAAGCAAAAGGAGCCGTGCTTGCCTCTGACGCGTTTTTCCCAATGGATGATACGGTGGAGGCGGCAGCGAAAGCAGGAATCACAGCAATCATCCAGCCAGGCGGCTCGATTCGCGACGCCGATTCGATCAAAAAAGCAGATGAATACGGAATTGCCATGGTCTTTACAGGAATCCGCCATTTTAAACATTAA
- the purD gene encoding phosphoribosylamine--glycine ligase, with the protein MKVLIIGRGGREHAIAWKAAQSPLVSRLYAAPGNPGIAQVAELVSIDEQDVEALVQFAKQEGIDLTIVGPEAPLLAGIVDRFVEEGLRIFGPRKEAALIEGSKAFAKEMMKKYGIPTAEHATFTSYEEAKAYVEKKGAPIVIKADGLAAGKGVIVAATLPEAMEALSAMMVEKRFGEASKQVVIEEYLEGEEFSFMAFVHGERVYPMVIAQDHKRAYDNDQGPNTGGMGAYSPVPQISAQTIDAALSQIIKPMAKAMAAEGRPFTGVLYAGLMATKQGPKVIEFNARFGDPEAQVVLPRLQNDLIQVILDLLADREIELTWSEEAVIGVVLAAKGYPGKYERGAVIKGWEQLGESALLFHAGTMMENGALCTNGGRVLLVAAKGETLKQAQQTVYERISYITCDQLFYRRDIGNKAIERAFSARTQM; encoded by the coding sequence ATGAAAGTGCTTATTATCGGACGCGGCGGCAGGGAGCATGCGATTGCCTGGAAAGCCGCGCAAAGCCCGCTTGTAAGTAGGTTATATGCCGCCCCAGGCAATCCGGGGATCGCTCAAGTCGCCGAGCTCGTTTCGATTGATGAGCAGGATGTCGAAGCGCTTGTTCAGTTTGCAAAACAAGAGGGTATCGATCTTACGATCGTCGGTCCGGAAGCCCCGTTGCTTGCCGGTATTGTCGACCGTTTTGTGGAGGAAGGGCTGCGCATTTTCGGGCCACGCAAAGAAGCGGCATTGATCGAAGGAAGCAAGGCGTTCGCGAAAGAGATGATGAAAAAGTACGGCATTCCAACGGCGGAACATGCAACTTTCACTTCGTATGAAGAAGCAAAAGCGTATGTCGAGAAAAAAGGAGCGCCGATTGTCATTAAAGCGGACGGATTAGCGGCAGGAAAAGGGGTTATCGTTGCTGCGACGCTGCCGGAAGCAATGGAAGCACTAAGCGCGATGATGGTCGAAAAACGATTCGGCGAAGCGAGCAAGCAAGTAGTAATTGAAGAATATTTGGAGGGCGAAGAATTTTCGTTCATGGCGTTTGTCCATGGAGAGCGCGTTTATCCGATGGTCATTGCCCAAGATCATAAGCGGGCATATGACAATGATCAAGGACCAAATACAGGCGGAATGGGGGCATACTCTCCTGTACCGCAAATTTCAGCACAAACGATCGATGCGGCGCTTTCGCAAATTATCAAGCCGATGGCGAAAGCGATGGCCGCGGAAGGCAGACCGTTTACCGGCGTGCTGTACGCTGGATTAATGGCAACAAAACAAGGACCAAAAGTCATCGAGTTTAACGCGCGCTTTGGCGACCCGGAAGCGCAAGTCGTTTTGCCGCGTTTACAAAACGACTTGATTCAAGTGATTTTGGACTTGCTTGCGGACCGTGAAATAGAGCTTACATGGTCAGAAGAAGCAGTGATTGGCGTTGTCTTAGCAGCGAAAGGTTATCCAGGAAAATACGAGCGCGGAGCAGTTATTAAAGGATGGGAACAGTTAGGAGAAAGCGCACTGTTGTTCCACGCGGGAACGATGATGGAAAACGGCGCGTTATGCACAAACGGAGGACGCGTGTTGCTTGTTGCGGCGAAAGGGGAGACGCTAAAGCAAGCACAACAAACGGTATATGAGCGAATTTCGTATATTACATGCGATCAGCTGTTTTATCGCCGCGACATTGGAAATAAAGCTATCGAACGCGCTTTTTCCGCACGTACACAAATGTAA
- a CDS encoding heptaprenylglyceryl phosphate synthase — protein sequence MYDIRQWRHVFKLDPNKEISDEQLERICESGTDAVIVGGTDDVTLENVLELLARIRRFSVPCVLEISNLESVTPGFDFYFVPMVLNSREKKWIIDLHHKAVKQFGDIMNWDEIFMEGYCILHKNCKAAMLTDANTELQEDDVVAYARIAEHMYRLPIFYLEYSGSYGNPELVQRVKQVLKQTQLFYGGGIETEKQAKEMAQYADTIVVGNVIYEDIKKALATVKAVKQ from the coding sequence ATGTACGATATTCGCCAATGGCGTCATGTGTTTAAGTTAGATCCAAACAAAGAAATTAGTGACGAACAGCTTGAACGCATTTGTGAATCAGGAACAGATGCAGTCATTGTCGGCGGAACGGACGATGTCACATTGGAAAACGTCCTGGAGCTTTTGGCGCGAATCCGCCGTTTTTCCGTTCCATGTGTCCTGGAAATATCAAATCTTGAGTCAGTGACACCGGGATTTGATTTTTATTTTGTCCCAATGGTATTAAACAGCCGCGAAAAGAAATGGATTATCGATTTGCATCATAAAGCGGTAAAACAATTTGGCGACATAATGAACTGGGATGAAATTTTTATGGAAGGGTATTGCATCTTACATAAAAATTGCAAAGCAGCAATGCTTACGGATGCGAATACGGAACTTCAAGAAGATGATGTTGTTGCGTATGCGCGCATAGCGGAGCATATGTATCGGCTGCCAATTTTTTATTTAGAATATAGCGGTTCATACGGAAATCCTGAGCTAGTACAGCGCGTAAAACAAGTGTTGAAACAAACGCAATTGTTTTACGGCGGCGGAATCGAAACGGAAAAACAGGCAAAAGAAATGGCACAATATGCTGACACGATCGTCGTAGGCAATGTCATTTACGAAGATATAAAAAAGGCGCTTGCGACCGTAAAAGCAGTGAAACAGTAA
- a CDS encoding DUF3048 domain-containing protein: MGGCMHEVKAPRPNPEPVETPKQPDISTQEVFPLTGLPAEGAVNHRVIAVMVNNHPKARPQSGLQKADIVYEVLAEGDITRLLALYQSEFPKKVGPVRSARDYYIELSNGYHALYVCHGWSPEAKAMLESGTTDYLNGLFYDGTLFKRVSFRTAPHNSYITFANIKKGAAEKGYLLQDHIDPLPFRIDAPKGEQADKIDIMYSHRGYAQVQYKYVPDQKSYFRYSAGEQTIDYDTHDPIQIQNVLVIAAKHNVIDSSGRRSIDLVSGGSGYLFQNGIVKQIEWENVNGRILPYENGAPVGFMPGKTWINVVPDLNIVKW; this comes from the coding sequence ATGGGCGGTTGTATGCATGAAGTAAAAGCACCTCGGCCGAATCCAGAGCCCGTGGAAACACCAAAACAACCGGACATTTCCACACAGGAAGTGTTTCCGCTAACCGGGCTGCCAGCGGAAGGAGCGGTGAACCATCGCGTTATTGCGGTAATGGTGAACAATCATCCAAAAGCGCGGCCGCAGTCAGGACTGCAAAAGGCAGATATCGTTTATGAGGTGCTCGCTGAAGGGGATATTACACGGCTTTTAGCGTTATATCAAAGCGAATTTCCGAAAAAAGTAGGCCCTGTGCGCAGTGCGCGCGACTACTATATCGAGCTTAGCAATGGTTATCATGCTCTTTACGTTTGCCACGGTTGGAGTCCAGAGGCAAAAGCGATGCTGGAATCAGGGACAACCGATTATTTAAATGGCTTGTTTTACGACGGAACGTTGTTTAAGCGTGTTTCCTTTCGAACAGCGCCGCATAATTCATATATCACGTTTGCCAATATCAAAAAGGGGGCGGCTGAGAAAGGATATTTGCTTCAAGATCATATTGATCCGCTTCCGTTCCGCATCGATGCCCCGAAAGGAGAACAGGCGGACAAGATCGACATTATGTATTCTCACCGTGGCTATGCTCAAGTGCAGTACAAATATGTGCCGGATCAAAAAAGCTATTTCCGCTATAGTGCGGGCGAACAAACCATTGATTATGATACGCATGATCCTATCCAAATTCAAAACGTATTGGTTATTGCGGCGAAGCATAATGTTATCGATTCATCGGGGCGACGCAGTATTGATCTAGTTTCTGGCGGAAGCGGATATTTATTTCAAAACGGAATCGTCAAACAAATCGAATGGGAAAATGTGAACGGGCGCATTTTGCCATATGAAAATGGAGCACCAGTCGGCTTTATGCCAGGCAAAACGTGGATCAATGTTGTTCCGGATTTAAACATAGTAAAGTGGTAA